A window from Salinigranum halophilum encodes these proteins:
- the deoC gene encoding deoxyribose-phosphate aldolase yields MNRSQFAARIDHTVLGPETRPSDVERVVDEAEAHGMNACIPPCYVAAAREQAPDLTIATVVGFPHGQHATIAKREEAATAWRDGADELDVVINVGRLHADEDGEVRDELAEIVAAVPIPVKVIIETALLSREEKHRACKLARDADAAFVKTSTGFADGGATVEDVELMAEYLPVKASGGVGSYEEAMAMFDAGAERIGASSGVALVEGFPADE; encoded by the coding sequence ATGAACCGGAGCCAGTTCGCCGCCCGCATCGACCACACGGTCCTCGGCCCCGAGACCCGACCGTCGGACGTCGAGCGTGTCGTCGACGAGGCCGAGGCGCACGGCATGAACGCCTGCATCCCGCCGTGTTACGTCGCGGCCGCCCGCGAGCAGGCCCCCGACCTGACCATCGCCACCGTCGTGGGGTTCCCCCACGGCCAGCACGCCACCATCGCCAAGCGCGAGGAGGCCGCGACGGCCTGGCGCGACGGTGCGGACGAACTCGACGTCGTCATCAACGTCGGTCGCCTCCACGCCGACGAGGACGGCGAGGTCCGCGACGAACTCGCCGAGATCGTCGCCGCCGTCCCCATCCCGGTGAAGGTCATCATCGAGACGGCGCTCCTGAGTCGAGAGGAGAAACACCGTGCCTGCAAACTCGCCCGCGACGCCGACGCCGCGTTTGTCAAGACCTCCACGGGCTTTGCCGACGGCGGTGCCACGGTCGAGGACGTCGAACTCATGGCGGAGTACCTTCCCGTCAAGGCCAGCGGCGGGGTCGGCAGCTACGAGGAGGCGATGGCGATGTTCGACGCCGGCGCGGAGCGCATCGGTGCCTCGTCGGGCGTGGCTCTCGTCGAGGGGTTCCCGGCGGACGAGTAG
- a CDS encoding PQQ-like beta-propeller repeat protein, which yields MPSTQTRRRFLAACSACGLGSLTGCLGSDGGHDAAADAAGDQTDWPTAGHDQANTNYVPDAPSIRDVTEVARFESGLNASQPVVVDGTLYHIADTLRAIDVESGDDRWSVAPEEKQGNFWAAPTVRNGTVYLANGHQRVHAVDAETGEKRWTAEVDVGSYVTPTLGHDGETLFVGGEGHVSGLDTATGEVAWTHDLFGQVRETLAYRRGVVYAVTEGGELYAFDEYGDGYWRVDLPAKCQTPPTLAGRQVFVGTFDGFVHAVDTTRANLAWSTEIGGFAKGGIAVADGTVYADGGRKLHALDADSGAKQWAFDVGTTGDHTPVVAGDTVFTTGKRLYALKPDGGFSNGAIRQETLRFSHPTGGYAGPMSVADGRVYVTARIGAEEGNQTTAVLVLDGA from the coding sequence ATGCCCTCCACGCAGACGAGACGGCGGTTCCTCGCCGCCTGCAGTGCTTGCGGTCTGGGTTCCCTCACAGGCTGTCTCGGCTCCGACGGCGGACACGACGCGGCCGCCGACGCCGCCGGCGACCAGACCGACTGGCCGACCGCCGGCCACGACCAGGCGAACACGAACTACGTGCCCGACGCCCCGTCGATTCGCGACGTCACGGAGGTGGCCCGGTTCGAGAGCGGACTCAACGCGTCACAACCGGTCGTCGTGGACGGAACCCTGTACCACATTGCCGACACGCTCCGGGCAATCGACGTCGAGAGTGGTGACGACCGGTGGTCCGTCGCGCCCGAGGAGAAGCAGGGGAACTTCTGGGCCGCGCCGACAGTGAGAAACGGGACTGTCTACCTCGCGAACGGCCACCAGCGCGTCCACGCCGTCGACGCCGAGACGGGTGAGAAGCGGTGGACGGCCGAGGTGGACGTCGGTTCGTACGTAACGCCGACGCTCGGCCACGACGGCGAGACGCTGTTCGTCGGCGGCGAGGGACACGTGAGTGGTCTCGACACCGCAACCGGGGAGGTCGCGTGGACGCACGACCTGTTCGGACAGGTCCGCGAGACCCTGGCGTACCGTCGCGGCGTCGTCTACGCCGTCACCGAGGGTGGCGAACTGTACGCGTTCGACGAGTACGGCGACGGCTACTGGCGGGTCGACCTCCCCGCGAAGTGTCAGACCCCGCCGACGCTCGCGGGACGACAGGTGTTCGTCGGCACGTTCGACGGCTTCGTCCACGCCGTCGACACGACACGGGCGAACCTCGCGTGGTCCACCGAAATCGGCGGGTTCGCAAAGGGTGGCATCGCCGTCGCCGACGGGACGGTGTACGCCGACGGCGGCCGGAAGCTCCACGCGCTCGACGCCGATTCCGGAGCGAAACAGTGGGCGTTCGACGTCGGCACGACGGGCGACCACACGCCCGTCGTCGCCGGCGACACCGTCTTCACGACAGGGAAGCGGCTGTACGCGCTGAAGCCGGACGGGGGGTTCTCGAACGGGGCCATCCGCCAGGAGACGCTCCGCTTCTCGCACCCAACCGGCGGCTACGCGGGACCGATGAGCGTCGCCGACGGGCGCGTGTACGTCACTGCGCGTATCGGAGCAGAGGAGGGGAACCAGACGACGGCAGTGCTGGTGCTCGACGGAGCCTGA
- a CDS encoding tRNA (N(6)-L-threonylcarbamoyladenosine(37)-C(2))-methylthiotransferase has protein sequence MARYHIETYGCTSNRGESRQIESALRDAGHYRVNGPEEADVAIMNTCTVVEKTERNMLRRAKELETETADLIVTGCMALAQGDIFREEDVDAQILHWDEVPSAVTNGECPTPGPGVEPVLDGVVGILPIARGCMSDCSYCITKHATGKIDSPSIEENVEKARALVHAGAKEIRITGQDTGVYGWDQGERTLHELLDRVCDIDGDFRVRVGMANPKGVHGIREELATVFAENEKLYNFLHAPVQSGSNDVLGHMRRQHQVSEYVEVVETFDAHLDYWTLSTDFIVGYPTEDDADHQQSMALLRETRPEKINVTRFSKRPGTDAAKLKGLGGTVKKERSKEMSELKMDVVGEAYEAMVGTTHEVLVVEQGTGDSVKCRDEAYRQVIVQNASEYGLEPGDFCTVEVTGHQTVYAFAKPV, from the coding sequence ATGGCTCGGTATCACATCGAGACGTACGGCTGTACGTCCAATCGCGGAGAGAGCCGACAGATCGAGTCGGCACTCCGCGACGCGGGACACTACCGCGTCAATGGGCCGGAAGAAGCCGACGTCGCCATCATGAACACCTGCACCGTGGTGGAGAAGACGGAACGGAACATGCTCCGCCGGGCCAAAGAACTCGAAACCGAGACGGCGGACCTCATCGTCACCGGCTGTATGGCGCTCGCACAGGGCGATATCTTCCGCGAGGAGGACGTCGACGCCCAGATCCTCCACTGGGACGAGGTCCCCTCCGCCGTCACGAACGGCGAGTGTCCCACGCCCGGACCGGGCGTCGAACCCGTGCTGGACGGCGTCGTCGGCATCCTCCCCATCGCTCGCGGCTGTATGAGCGACTGCTCGTACTGTATCACGAAGCACGCCACCGGCAAAATCGACTCTCCCTCCATCGAAGAGAACGTCGAGAAGGCCCGCGCCCTCGTCCACGCCGGTGCCAAGGAGATTCGAATCACCGGTCAGGACACCGGCGTCTACGGGTGGGACCAGGGAGAACGAACGCTCCACGAACTCCTCGACCGGGTCTGCGACATCGACGGCGACTTCCGCGTCCGGGTCGGGATGGCCAACCCGAAAGGCGTCCACGGCATCCGCGAGGAACTGGCAACGGTGTTCGCCGAGAACGAGAAGCTCTACAACTTCCTCCACGCTCCCGTCCAGTCCGGCTCCAACGACGTCCTCGGCCACATGCGCCGCCAACACCAGGTGTCGGAGTACGTCGAGGTGGTCGAGACGTTCGACGCCCACCTGGACTACTGGACGCTCTCGACGGACTTCATCGTCGGCTATCCCACAGAAGACGACGCCGACCACCAGCAGTCGATGGCGCTCCTCCGCGAGACCCGCCCCGAGAAGATCAACGTCACGCGCTTCTCGAAGCGCCCCGGCACTGACGCGGCGAAGCTGAAGGGCCTCGGCGGCACGGTCAAGAAGGAGCGCTCGAAGGAGATGTCCGAGCTGAAGATGGACGTCGTCGGCGAGGCCTACGAGGCGATGGTGGGCACGACTCACGAGGTGCTCGTCGTCGAGCAGGGCACGGGTGACTCGGTGAAGTGCCGCGACGAGGCCTACCGGCAGGTCATCGTCCAGAACGCCTCCGAGTACGGGTTGGAACCTGGCGACTTCTGTACGGTCGAGGTCACGGGTCACCAGACGGTGTACGCGTTCGCGAAGCCGGTCTGA
- a CDS encoding S26 family signal peptidase produces MAASNDCSDWLATVAPAFTVLVVFGLVVAVSGVWPPFVAVESGSMEPHLERGDLVYLTASERYAPESATAAGVVTRAAAVDYHRLGGRGDVVVFAPPSRGGSPVIHRAQFHVERGENWYDEADADFLPASVDGCDELAHCPAPHAGYVTKGDANPYYDQAGELAPVRPSWLRGKAQTAIPWVGHLRLALAGR; encoded by the coding sequence GTGGCCGCTTCGAACGACTGTTCCGACTGGCTCGCCACCGTCGCCCCTGCGTTCACCGTCCTAGTCGTCTTCGGCCTCGTGGTCGCGGTCTCCGGCGTCTGGCCTCCGTTCGTCGCCGTCGAGAGCGGGAGCATGGAGCCGCATCTCGAACGCGGTGACCTCGTGTACCTGACGGCGTCGGAGCGATACGCGCCCGAGTCAGCGACGGCGGCAGGCGTCGTCACTCGTGCTGCAGCCGTCGACTACCATCGACTCGGCGGGCGTGGCGACGTCGTCGTCTTCGCTCCGCCCTCACGCGGCGGTTCGCCCGTCATCCACCGGGCACAGTTCCACGTCGAGCGCGGTGAGAACTGGTACGACGAGGCCGATGCCGACTTCCTCCCGGCGTCGGTCGACGGCTGTGACGAACTCGCGCACTGTCCCGCACCGCACGCGGGGTACGTCACGAAGGGCGACGCGAACCCCTACTACGACCAGGCGGGCGAGCTCGCCCCGGTCCGCCCGTCGTGGCTCCGCGGGAAGGCGCAGACCGCGATTCCGTGGGTCGGACATCTCAGGCTGGCCCTCGCTGGCAGATGA
- a CDS encoding cation diffusion facilitator family transporter, translating to MDRSDAVRRVGAVILVVNVALVAAKGGVWFLTGSLAVGSEAVNSLADVVYSVVILAGLYLTTQPPDFEHPHGHERIEPFVSLVIALGVFAAGFAVLWQATSSVLTGNYGGAAGPLGLAVLGASAAVKFGLYRYCLRVGERYHSPALEATALDNRNDILTASAAFVGVVGASMGAPILDPAAAGLVSLGILYTGYEIVRDNVNYLVGAAPPESLRVEILRRAFEHPDVKGAHDVVAHYVGPEIDVSLHIEVEGDMTLLEAHDIETEVIESIRSLPQVDDVFVHVDPKELGEWKEDETTELLSREVDDEGTEAGAGSERGVSSASAVHDTDPSGP from the coding sequence ATGGACCGGTCTGACGCGGTACGGCGGGTCGGTGCAGTCATCCTGGTGGTGAACGTCGCGCTCGTCGCCGCCAAGGGTGGCGTCTGGTTCCTCACGGGGAGCCTCGCGGTCGGGTCGGAGGCGGTCAACAGCCTCGCCGACGTCGTCTACAGCGTCGTCATCCTCGCGGGGCTGTACCTCACGACCCAGCCGCCGGACTTCGAGCATCCGCACGGGCACGAACGCATCGAGCCGTTCGTCTCGCTCGTCATCGCTCTCGGCGTCTTCGCTGCGGGGTTCGCCGTTCTCTGGCAGGCCACCTCGTCGGTGCTCACCGGGAACTACGGGGGAGCCGCCGGGCCGCTCGGCCTCGCCGTCCTCGGGGCGAGCGCTGCGGTGAAGTTCGGCCTCTACCGGTACTGTCTCCGGGTAGGCGAGCGCTATCACTCGCCCGCACTGGAGGCGACGGCGCTCGACAACCGCAACGACATCCTCACCGCGAGCGCGGCGTTCGTCGGTGTCGTCGGCGCGTCGATGGGCGCACCCATCCTCGACCCGGCTGCTGCTGGTCTCGTCTCGCTCGGTATCCTGTACACGGGATACGAGATCGTCCGTGACAACGTCAACTACCTCGTCGGAGCCGCCCCGCCCGAGTCGCTGCGGGTCGAGATCCTCCGCCGGGCGTTCGAACACCCGGACGTGAAGGGCGCACACGACGTGGTCGCCCACTACGTCGGCCCCGAGATCGACGTGAGCCTCCACATCGAGGTGGAAGGTGACATGACGCTGCTCGAAGCGCACGATATCGAGACGGAAGTCATCGAATCCATCCGGTCGCTCCCGCAGGTCGACGACGTCTTCGTCCACGTGGACCCGAAGGAACTGGGCGAGTGGAAGGAGGACGAGACGACGGAACTCCTCTCCCGGGAGGTGGACGACGAGGGGACGGAAGCCGGAGCCGGGTCGGAGCGTGGAGTCTCCTCGGCGTCGGCCGTCCACGACACCGACCCGAGCGGGCCGTGA
- a CDS encoding HIT family protein yields MDQIFAPWRIEWVERESDGGDECPFCALPERGADVETNVVARSDRAFVLLNNYPYNPGHVMVIPYRHTGTYGDLSDAELLDHARLKARTFDALEAALGPDAFNAGLNLGGPAGGSIEDHLHTHVVPRWNGDTNFMPVVSDTSVIVEAIDDTYERVHEAFGAQPGAAVADSGAVRLHFD; encoded by the coding sequence ATGGACCAGATCTTCGCGCCGTGGCGCATCGAGTGGGTCGAACGCGAGAGCGACGGGGGCGACGAGTGCCCGTTCTGTGCGCTCCCCGAGCGCGGGGCGGACGTCGAGACGAACGTCGTCGCCCGTTCGGACCGCGCGTTCGTGCTCCTCAACAACTACCCGTACAACCCGGGCCACGTGATGGTCATCCCGTACCGACACACGGGGACGTACGGCGACCTCTCCGATGCGGAACTCCTCGACCACGCCCGGCTGAAGGCCCGGACCTTCGACGCGCTGGAGGCGGCGCTGGGTCCCGACGCGTTCAACGCCGGGTTGAACCTCGGTGGCCCGGCCGGCGGCTCCATCGAGGACCACCTCCACACCCACGTCGTCCCGCGGTGGAACGGCGACACGAACTTCATGCCCGTCGTCTCGGACACCTCGGTCATCGTCGAGGCGATCGACGACACCTACGAGCGCGTCCACGAGGCGTTCGGCGCACAACCGGGAGCGGCCGTCGCCGACAGCGGCGCGGTTCGGCTCCACTTCGACTGA
- a CDS encoding DUF7835 family putative zinc beta-ribbon protein: MATRPSDTDGMTEPCEECGRETLHQVQVELRTESSKPENAEYSREPYRVSTCFECGVTSAQRMNDA, from the coding sequence ATGGCTACGCGACCATCAGACACAGACGGCATGACCGAACCCTGCGAGGAGTGTGGCCGTGAAACACTCCACCAGGTGCAGGTCGAGCTTCGAACGGAGAGTTCGAAGCCGGAGAACGCGGAGTACTCGCGCGAGCCATATCGCGTGTCCACCTGCTTCGAATGCGGTGTGACCTCCGCTCAGCGGATGAACGACGCCTAG
- the map gene encoding type II methionyl aminopeptidase, producing MSIGPLDDDTVEKYREAGQVLKTVMDETRELVEPGVTHLEVAEHAESRIDELADGCAFPVNISVDEEASHSTPARDDETTFGEDLVCLDLGVHVDGYIADAAVTVDLAGEDQLTEAAEQALDAALDEIGPGVETGVVGQAIEDVIRGYGFTPVLNLSGHGVAQYDAHTGPNIPNRGTERGVELEVGDVVAVEPFATDGRGKVGEGSKEEIYSLERERSVRNRQAREVLEHVTEHYRTLPFAARWVDTPRAEMAISRLSRQGVLHGYPVLKEEEGRMVSQAEHTVIVTEDGCEITTA from the coding sequence ATGAGCATCGGACCCCTCGACGACGACACGGTCGAGAAGTACCGCGAGGCAGGCCAGGTGTTGAAGACGGTGATGGACGAGACACGCGAACTGGTCGAACCCGGGGTGACCCATCTCGAAGTAGCCGAACACGCCGAGTCTCGCATCGACGAACTCGCCGACGGCTGTGCCTTTCCGGTGAACATCTCGGTCGACGAGGAGGCCTCGCACTCGACGCCCGCCCGCGACGACGAGACCACCTTCGGCGAGGACCTCGTCTGTCTCGACCTCGGCGTGCACGTCGACGGCTACATCGCCGACGCGGCCGTCACGGTAGACCTCGCGGGGGAGGACCAGTTGACGGAGGCCGCAGAGCAGGCACTCGACGCCGCCCTCGACGAGATCGGCCCGGGCGTGGAGACGGGCGTCGTGGGGCAGGCCATCGAGGACGTCATCCGCGGGTACGGCTTCACACCCGTCCTCAACCTCTCGGGCCACGGCGTCGCCCAGTACGACGCCCACACCGGGCCCAACATCCCCAACCGGGGGACCGAGCGCGGCGTCGAACTCGAAGTCGGTGACGTCGTCGCCGTCGAGCCGTTCGCGACCGACGGGCGCGGAAAGGTCGGCGAGGGGTCGAAAGAGGAGATATACAGCCTCGAACGCGAGCGGTCGGTCCGCAACCGCCAGGCCCGCGAGGTGCTCGAACACGTCACCGAACACTACCGGACGCTGCCCTTCGCGGCACGGTGGGTCGACACCCCCCGGGCTGAGATGGCCATCTCCCGGCTATCGAGACAGGGCGTCCTCCACGGCTACCCGGTGCTGAAAGAAGAGGAGGGTCGGATGGTGAGCCAGGCGGAGCACACGGTCATCGTCACCGAAGACGGCTGTGAGATTACGACCGCCTGA
- a CDS encoding metallophosphoesterase family protein: MTVPVFNHSVEAQHTRIDADEWDDVYVVGDVHGCLRELRTLVDRIGPSDRDLFVFVGDLVRKGPDSKGVVDFVREHDNMVTIRGNNEEKLLRGTKELPELTHDDLAWIRSLPVAISFEDALVVHGGVDPRKPLDDHDVDELLEMRSLSSGYERPFWWETHDGPQTVFFGHTPLSAPVVREHAVGLDTGCVYGGSLTAYSWYDEEVLELGTDRTVEHRPASKFVAPQLQASP, translated from the coding sequence ATGACCGTCCCCGTGTTCAACCATAGCGTCGAGGCCCAGCACACTCGAATCGACGCGGACGAGTGGGATGACGTCTACGTCGTCGGCGACGTCCACGGCTGTCTCCGCGAACTCCGGACGCTCGTCGACCGCATCGGTCCGTCGGACCGGGACCTGTTCGTGTTCGTCGGCGACCTCGTCCGGAAGGGCCCCGACAGCAAGGGTGTCGTCGACTTCGTTCGCGAGCACGACAACATGGTCACCATCCGCGGCAACAACGAGGAGAAGCTCCTCCGGGGGACGAAAGAACTGCCCGAACTCACCCACGACGACCTCGCGTGGATCCGCTCGCTCCCCGTCGCCATCTCCTTCGAGGACGCCCTCGTCGTCCACGGCGGCGTCGACCCGCGCAAGCCGCTGGACGACCACGACGTCGACGAACTCCTGGAGATGCGGTCGCTGTCGAGCGGCTACGAGCGGCCCTTCTGGTGGGAGACACACGACGGTCCACAGACGGTGTTCTTCGGCCACACCCCCCTCTCGGCTCCCGTCGTCCGCGAGCACGCCGTCGGGCTCGACACGGGCTGTGTCTACGGCGGGTCACTGACGGCGTACAGCTGGTACGACGAGGAGGTCCTCGAACTGGGGACCGACCGGACGGTCGAACACCGGCCCGCGTCGAAGTTCGTCGCCCCCCAGCTGCAGGCCTCCCCGTGA
- the ppk1 gene encoding polyphosphate kinase 1 has protein sequence MSQEEVSDDPTTSDDGDVGTGTDTDTGTGTAVDTHVAVDLDDPGAVDLDDPSLYLNRELSELAFQRRVLHEALDERNPLVERAKFLAIVTRNMDEFFMKRVGGLKQQMDAGVTELTPDGRTPDEQWDAILEASRALFSRQADCYADVRAALAAEGVRIVDWDDLSAGEQADLADYFEQSVLPTLTPLTFDPAHPFPFISNLSLSLAVLTSDGSDVKFSRVKIPRNRPRLVPLGDDARYVRLEHVIEANLDRLFPNVEVVDTSLFRVTRNAEVRRNEEVAEGLIDMIEDVLRQRRFATVVRLEVSADTPDRVRDLLVEQLGVSEREVFTLDGLLDYTALFSLADLGRSELTLEPWSPQVHPRFAGVDPEDPDELFAEIREKDVLVHHPYHSFSTTVQSFLDAAASDPDVLAIKAAIYRTASDSKVIESLIEAAKNGKQVAVMVELKARFDEENNLRWVKRLEEEGIHVAYGTIGLKTHSKTALVVREEDDGVQLYSHVATGNYHSETAKTYTDLGLLTTDRDIGQDLVKLFNFFTGHSLHESYRKLLVAPENMRREFTRLVRREADHARQGKEAKVVVKMNSLEDPEMVEELYRASMAGVDIDLVVRGICRLRPGLAGVSETIDVSSIVGRFLEHSRVFYFANDGDPEYYIGSADWMTRNLDRRVEAVTPVEDPDLREELQFVLDAAREDNRKRWAMAADGSYEQVRPAEGEPVRSSHQRLMERARAAVPDEHPTSVIQAHGGAKRESSVDFTDVFTDDS, from the coding sequence ATGTCACAGGAAGAGGTGTCCGACGACCCCACGACGTCGGACGACGGCGACGTCGGCACGGGCACCGACACCGACACCGGGACCGGCACGGCGGTCGACACCCACGTCGCAGTTGACCTCGACGACCCGGGCGCGGTCGACCTCGACGACCCGTCGCTGTATCTCAACCGCGAACTCTCCGAACTCGCCTTCCAGCGCCGCGTCCTCCACGAGGCGCTCGACGAGCGGAACCCCCTCGTAGAGCGCGCGAAGTTCCTCGCCATCGTCACGCGCAACATGGACGAGTTCTTCATGAAACGGGTCGGCGGCCTGAAACAGCAGATGGACGCCGGCGTCACGGAGCTGACGCCGGACGGCCGAACCCCCGACGAACAGTGGGACGCCATCCTCGAGGCGTCGCGCGCGCTCTTCTCGCGGCAGGCCGACTGCTACGCCGACGTCAGGGCGGCGCTCGCCGCCGAGGGCGTCCGCATCGTCGACTGGGACGACCTCTCGGCGGGGGAACAAGCCGACCTCGCGGACTACTTCGAGCAGTCGGTCCTCCCCACGCTCACGCCCTTGACCTTCGACCCCGCCCACCCGTTCCCGTTCATCTCGAACCTCTCGTTGTCGCTGGCGGTGCTCACGAGCGACGGCTCGGACGTGAAGTTCTCGCGGGTGAAGATTCCCCGGAACCGTCCCCGACTCGTCCCCCTCGGGGACGACGCTCGGTACGTCCGGCTCGAACACGTCATTGAGGCGAACCTCGACCGGCTCTTCCCCAACGTGGAGGTCGTCGACACCTCGCTGTTCCGGGTGACGCGCAACGCCGAGGTGCGACGGAACGAGGAGGTCGCCGAGGGGCTAATAGACATGATCGAGGACGTCCTCCGTCAGCGGCGGTTCGCGACGGTGGTCCGGCTGGAGGTCTCCGCCGACACCCCCGACCGGGTGCGTGACCTCCTCGTCGAACAGCTCGGCGTCTCCGAGCGCGAGGTGTTCACGCTCGACGGCCTCCTCGACTACACCGCCCTCTTCTCGCTCGCCGACCTCGGACGCTCCGAGTTGACGCTCGAACCGTGGTCGCCACAGGTCCACCCGCGCTTCGCCGGCGTCGACCCCGAGGACCCCGACGAACTGTTCGCCGAGATACGCGAGAAGGACGTCCTCGTCCATCACCCGTACCACTCCTTCTCGACGACGGTCCAGTCGTTCCTCGACGCTGCCGCCTCGGACCCCGACGTCCTCGCCATCAAGGCGGCCATCTACCGCACCGCGTCGGACTCGAAGGTCATCGAGAGCCTCATCGAGGCGGCGAAGAACGGCAAGCAGGTGGCGGTGATGGTCGAACTCAAAGCGCGGTTCGACGAGGAGAACAACCTCCGGTGGGTCAAACGACTCGAAGAGGAGGGTATCCACGTCGCCTACGGCACCATCGGGCTGAAGACGCACTCGAAGACGGCGCTCGTCGTGCGCGAGGAAGACGACGGCGTCCAGTTGTACTCGCACGTCGCCACCGGCAACTACCACTCCGAGACGGCCAAGACCTACACCGATCTGGGCCTGCTCACGACGGACCGCGACATCGGCCAGGACCTGGTGAAGCTGTTCAACTTCTTCACCGGCCACTCGCTGCACGAGTCGTACCGCAAACTGCTCGTCGCGCCCGAGAACATGCGTCGGGAGTTCACCCGACTCGTCCGCCGCGAGGCCGACCACGCCCGCCAGGGGAAAGAGGCGAAGGTCGTCGTGAAGATGAACTCGCTGGAGGACCCCGAGATGGTCGAAGAACTCTACCGTGCGTCGATGGCCGGCGTCGACATCGACCTCGTCGTCCGCGGTATCTGTCGGCTCCGCCCCGGCCTCGCGGGCGTGAGCGAGACGATCGACGTCTCCTCCATCGTGGGTCGGTTCCTCGAACACTCGCGGGTCTTCTACTTCGCGAACGACGGCGACCCCGAGTACTACATCGGCTCGGCGGACTGGATGACGCGCAACCTCGACCGGCGTGTCGAGGCTGTCACCCCCGTCGAGGACCCCGACCTCCGCGAGGAACTGCAGTTCGTCCTCGACGCGGCCCGCGAGGACAACCGCAAGCGGTGGGCCATGGCCGCCGACGGGAGCTACGAACAGGTCCGCCCGGCCGAGGGAGAGCCGGTTCGCAGCAGCCACCAGCGGCTGATGGAGCGCGCCCGGGCGGCGGTCCCCGACGAACATCCCACGTCCGTCATCCAGGCACACGGGGGCGCGAAACGCGAGTCCAGCGTCGACTTCACGGACGTGTTCACCGACGACAGTTGA